The Syngnathus acus chromosome 3, fSynAcu1.2, whole genome shotgun sequence genome includes a window with the following:
- the LOC119120279 gene encoding gastrula zinc finger protein XlCGF42.1-like gives MCAHQRVQHDEETKEKMRQCQQLLDAQVVLQGTDVSKDLHWEQLEPEEEEPDPPPGHTWIKEEEQEADIGNFPLTVIVKSEDEGDGDDCGGSQSSSLLAPLSDSDDVAASHAPGGGGEDEGSKADVTAHADTERVKCSQCDKTFYNKSTLKRHSRTHTGEKPFACPICAKGFSIKTNLTRHIRRHQGEKAFGCLVCHKRFAIKEDLKIHTRTHTGLKPFACSVCGQSFSRNTILTTHKRTHTGEKPFACSVCGLRFTQKPNLTRHARTHTGEKPFACADCGRTFNRKTNLATHTKTHAGEKHFSCGVCEKRFHVERDVKRHKCAAGQKSSHR, from the coding sequence ATGTCAGCAAAGATCTCCATTGGGAGCAGCTGgagccagaggaagaggagccaGACCCCCCTCCGGGTCACACTTGGATTAAAGAGGAAGAGCAGGAAGCTGACATCGGCAATTTTCCATTGACCGTCATTGTGAAAAGCGAAGATGAAGGTGATGGAGACGACTGTGGAGGATCGCAATCGAGCAGCCTCTTAGCACCGCTGTCCGACAGTGACGACGTCGCCGCGTCACACGCTCctggtggtggaggagaagaTGAAGGCTCGAAAGCTGATGTGACAGCTCACGCTGACACTGAACGTGTGAAATGTTCCCAGTGTGACAAGACGTTTTACAACAAGTCGACGTTGAAAAGACACTCAAGGACGCACACTGGAGAAAAACCTTTTGCCTGCCCAATTTGTGCCAAAGGATTCTCCATCAAGACAAACTTAACGCGGCACATAAGAAGACACCAAGGGGAAAAAGCTTTTGGCTGCTTAGTTTGCCATAAAAGATTCGCCATCAAGGAAGATTTGAAAATACACAcgagaacacacactgggctGAAACCTTTTGCTTGCTCCGTTTGTGGGCAAAGCTTCTccagaaatacaattttaacAACACACAAACGAACACACACCGGGGAAAAACCTTTTGCCTGCTCGGTCTGCGGTCTTCGATTCACTCAAAAGCCAAATTTAACACGACACGCGAGAAcgcacactggtgagaaaccttttgcttGTGCCGATTGTGGGAGAACATTTAACCGAAAGACAAATTTAGcaacgcacacaaaaacacatgctGGGGAGAAACACTTCAGTTGTGGCGTGTGTGAGAAAAGATTTCATGTCGAGCGTGACGTGAAGAGACACAAATGTGCTGCTGGTCAGAAGAGTAGCCATCGATGA